A DNA window from Anastrepha ludens isolate Willacy chromosome 6, idAnaLude1.1, whole genome shotgun sequence contains the following coding sequences:
- the LOC128868647 gene encoding probable enoyl-CoA hydratase, mitochondrial — translation MANIAKLLAGRVQHVLQVAAKQPHLTPRFFASATNLEFIKHEVTGEKKNVAVITLNRPKALNALCNGLMKELSQALDDYERDRNIAAIVITGSEKAFAAGADIKEMQPNTYSQCIMGNFLSDWTRVSRCQKPIIAAVNGYALGGGCELAMMCDIIYAGEKAKFGQPEIALGTIPGAGGTQRLTRVVGKSKAMEICLTGNMISAVEAEKMGLVSKVLPADQLVSEAVKLGEKIGTHSGLIVQLCKESVNTAYETTLQEGLKFERRTFHATFSTEDRKEGMTAFVEKRPANFKNN, via the exons ATGGCGAACATTGCAAAGTTACTGGCTGGCCGCGTTCAACATGTACTCCAAGTAGCCGCAAAGCAGCCGCATCTAACGCCACGTTTCTTTGCTTCAG ccacCAATTTGGAATTCATCAAACATGAAGTAACTGGCGAAAAGAAGAATGTCGCCGTCATCACATTGAATCGCCCCAAAGCCCTCAATGCCCTATGCAACGGTCTCATGAAGGAGTTGAGTCAAGCGCTCGATGACTACGAGCGTGATAGAAATATTGCCGCCATTGTGATCACCGGCAGCGAGAAGGCGTTTGCCGCTGGCGCTGATATCAAAGAAATGCAACCGAATACCTATTCCCAATGTATTATGGGTAATTTCTTGAGTGACTGGACGCGTGTTTCGCGTTGTCAGAAGCCGATTATTGCCGCTGTAAATGGCTACGCCTTGGGCGGTGGCTGTGAATTGGCCATGATGTGCGATATCATTTATGCCGGAGAGAAGGCGAAATTCGGTCAGCCAGAAATTGCATTGGGCACCATCCCCGGCGCTGGTGGTACTCAGCGTTTGACGCGCGTTGTTGGCAAGTCCAAGGCTATGGAAATCTGCTTGACCGGCAACATGATCTCGGCCGTTGAGGCGGAGAAAATGGGTTTGGTGAGCAAGGTGCTGCCCGCAGATCAGTTGGTCAGTGAAGCTGTTAAGTTGGGTGAGAAGATTGGCACACACTCAGGACTGATTGTGCAACTTTGCAAGGAGAGTGTGAATACAGCGTATGAAACCACATTGCAAGAAGGTCTGAAATTCGAACGCAGGACGTTCCATGCGACATTCTCGACT GAGGACCGCAAGGAAGGTATGACAGCCTTTGTCGAGAAGCGCCCAGCGAACTTCAAGAATAACTAA
- the LOC128868644 gene encoding rac GTPase-activating protein 1: MSAAALSTLATFDDIRRCIQVLTDGTAEEEFLRVLRLQDQFRQECLETAKEAQRIQKELDASLESMADLETKLYHARRLLEVENKLRREAEHERDQMEKKIIAVADLVQKDCNINNETRDKLAFLNTLPRKRRSMNRVVEEKYGNDINSTGSFLSDLSITQSEDDFLDIRPSAAWQKHRPSLPKNPIPCVGGKRSRVSGGGLPTTPSASSRRSTTRRSGVGTQQHVLDVAPAADRICATTKVTIPQDGNGAIRAESTIESMPVKPITATVALDKEDSPVEVVCTTPTGTPYKNATAPPITPMTAIKCPPAVNLCSPQISTMRGQLMRQHNFASRTFIRTDTCTHCQKKIRFGTVGMRCRDCPVRCHADCRLVLTVSCVPQSGTPTTKGMMGYISDYAPSVAPMVPALIVHCVNEIESRGLNEVGIYRVSGSEREVKALKERFLRGKHTPHLGNIDVHVLCGCVKDFLRSLREPLIPTNLWIDFCNAVQQPTEAEIQRDLFKAIDVMPQANRDTLAFLILHFQRVAECREVLMPIDNIARVFGPTIVGYSSADPDRHAIFTEVYMQFTTMQNLLKIAGDYWTQYISLEVDKENHQTNGSSNTITRTPSRNNKESLYSLYATPFKSTLKKRKFHATPPYPNKK, translated from the exons ATGTCCGCAGCCGCGTTGTCCACTTTGGCGACGTTTGACGATATTCGTCGTTGCATACAAGTACTAACCGATGGCACCGCAGAAGAAG AATTTCTACGTGTACTACGTTTACAAGATCAATTCCGTCAAGAATGCTTGGAAACTGCCAAGGAAGCTCAACGCATACAGAAAGAACTGGATGCTTCGCTCGAATCAATGGCAGatttagaaacaaaattatatcaTGCACGCCGATTGCTCGAGGTAGAAAACAAGTTGCGACGAGAGGCAGAACATGAGCGCGACcaaatggaaaagaaaataatagcaGTAGCGGATTTGGTTCAAAAAGATTGCAACATAAACAATGAAACAAGAGACAAGCTAGCATTTCTAAACACTTTGCCACGCAAGCGAAGATCTATGAACCGAGTTGTTGAAGAAAAATACGGCAATGATATCAACTCTACAGGTTCATTTCTATCCGACTTGTCTATTACGCAATCGGAGGATGATTTCCTCGATATTCGCCCTTCCGCCGCCTGGCAGAAGCATCGTCCTTCTTTGCCGAAAAATCCTATACCTTGTGTTGGCGGAAAGCGCTCGCGTGTTAGTGGTGGTGGGCTGCCAACAACGCCATCTGCTTCTTCAAGACGATCTACTACACGTCGTAGTGGCGTAGGTACACAACAACATGTGTTAGATGTGGCACCTGCTGCAGACCGCATTTGTGCTACTACGAAAGTTACCATTCCACAAGACGGAAATGGTGCCATACGCGCTGAATCGACCATTGAATCTATGCCGGTTAAGCCAATTACTGCTACAGTTGCTTTGGACAAAGAAGACAGTCCAGTGGAAGTTGTTTGCACAACACCTACTGGCACACCATACAAGAATGCTACTGCTCCACCAATAACACCGATGACTGCAATTAAATGCCCACCAGCCGTTAATTTATGTTCGCCCCAAATATCCACCATGCGTGGCCAGTTGATGCGTCAACACAATTTCGCATCACGTACTTTCATACGCACCGACACTTGTACACACTGCCAAAAAaa AATCCGTTTCGGTACAGTTGGTATGCGCTGCCGGGATTGTCCAGTTCGTTGTCATGCAGATTGTCGTTTGGTACTTACAGTAAGCTGCGTTCCGCAGTCAGGCACACCCACCACCAAGGGTATGATGGGATACATAAGTGATTATGCACCGAGTGTGGCACCGATGGTACCAGCCCTTATTGTGCACTGCGTTAACGAAATTGAATCGCGCGGGCTCAATGAGGTCGGTATATATCGTGTGTCGGGTTCGGAGCGTGAGGTAAAGGCGTTGAAGGAGCGTTTCTTGCGTGGCAAACACACACCACACCTGGGCAATATTGATGTGCATGTGCTGTGCGGTTGTGTCAAAGATTTTTTGCGTTCACTACGTGAGCCACTTATACCTACTAATTTATGGATAGATTTCTGCAATGCAGTGCAACAGCCCACTGAAGCTGAGATACAAAGAGACCTTTTTAAGGCAATTGATGTTATGCCGCAAGCAAATCGCGATACTTTAGCATTCTTGATTTTGCATTTTCAACGTGTGGCAGAATGTCGCGAAGTTTTGATGCCGATTGATAATATTGCACGTGTATTTGGTCCAACAATTGTTGGTTATTCGTCAGCAGATCCTGATCGTCACGCTATCTTTACAGAAGTATACATGCAGTTCACCACCATGCAAAATCTGTTGAAGATCGCTGGTGATTATTGGACGCAATACATTTCACTGGAAGTAGATAAGGAGAATCATCAAACAAACGGTTCGTCCAATACAATTACGCGCACACCGAGTCGCAACAATAAGGAGTCTCTCTATTCCCTCTATG CTACACCATTTAAAAGCACACTCAAAAAGCGGAAATTCCACGCCACGCCGCCTTATcctaataaaaagtga
- the LOC128868645 gene encoding enoyl-[acyl-carrier-protein] reductase, mitochondrial, with amino-acid sequence MFLANLCQHTRYVLRSPIKSLEFARSMSVMVKSLKYAKHGEPVEVMEIVEDQLQQPKDNEVLVKVLAAPINPADINTIQGKYPVKPKFPAVGGNECVAEVVSVGKKVSKLSTGQHVIPFATGLGTWTSHAIFAEEQLMPVSSKIGLAEAATLTVNPCTAYRMLKDFVALSPDDCVIQNGANSAVGQAVHQLCKAWNIKSVGIVRDRPDIGPLKNYLKSLGATEVLTEEEIRSSPLFKEKHLPRPRLALNCVGGKSATEVSRHLADKGVMVTYGGMSREPVVASTAALIFKDIAFRGFWMTRWTKENFDSPQRTQMFNELCGMIEEGKFVAPVHEMVPFQQFKEAMAAALNFKGFTGKKFILDMQN; translated from the exons ATGTTTCTAGCCAATTTATGTCAACACACTCGCTATGTGCTGCGAAGCCCAATCAAATCTCTAGAGTTTGCTCGTAGTATGAGCGTAATGGTAAAATCGCTCAAGTACGCCAAACATGGCGAACCGGTTGAAGTGATGGAGATTGTCGAGGATCAGCTGCAGCAACCAAAGGATAATGAAGTGTTGGTAAAAGTGCTAGCAGCACCCATTAATCCCGCAGATATAAACACAATACAAG GTAAATATCCAGTTAAACCAAAGTTTCCTGCCGTTGGTGGCAACGAGTGTGTGGCTGAAGTTGTATCAGTTGGTAAGAAGGTTTCAAAATTGTCTACGGGACAACATGTTATACCTTTCGCCACTGGCTTGGGCACTTGGACTTCCCACGCTATTTTCGCCGAAGAGCAACTTATGCCTGTATCATCGAAAATAGGACTTGCCGAAGCTGCCACTCTTACCGTTAATCCCTGTACAGCCTATCGTATGCTGAAGGATTTTGTAGCTCTCAGTCCAGATGATTGTGTTATACAGAACGGCGCAAATAGCGCGGTTGGGCAAGCAGTGCATCAATTATGTAAAGCATGGAATATAAAATCTGTGGGCATTGTACGGGATCGTCCGGATATTGGACCTttaaagaattatttaaaatcgctTGGTGCTACTGAAGTATTAACAGAAGAAGAAATACGTTCTAGTCCACTTTTCAAAGAGAAACATTTGCCCCGACCGCGCTTAGCGCTGAACTGTGTCGGTGGTAAAAGTGCGACTGAGGTGTCGCGACATTTGGCCGACAAAGGTGTTATGGTTACCTATGGGGGTATGTCGCGTGAGCCGGTTGTTGCTAGTACAGCGGCTCTGATCTTTAAAGATATAGCATTCCGTGGTTTCTGGATGACTCGTTGGACAAAGGAAAATTTCGACTCACCACAGCGTACACAAATGTTCAATGAATTATGTGGAATGATTGAGGAAGGTAAATTCGTTGCACCGGTACATGAGATGGTACCATTTCAACAGTTCAAGGAAGCTATGGCGGCAGCTCTAAACTTCAAAGGATTCACTGGCAAGAAATTCATATTGGatatgcaaaattaa
- the LOC128868646 gene encoding proteasome subunit beta type-6, whose amino-acid sequence MDFSQDYGIHDNAVSTGTTIMAVEFDGGVVIGADSRTSTGLFVANRVTDKLTRITDKIYCCRSGSAADTQAIADIVAYSLNYHENQSGEEPLVAEAASEFRNYCYNYRDSLLAGIIVAGWDKRNGGQVYSVPLGGMLKRESVTIGGSGSSYIYGFVREAYRPQMSKEDCVAFVVKAVKHAIYHDGSSGGVVRVGIITEDGIERRVFFNTESGNPIEIGN is encoded by the coding sequence ATGGATTTCTCACAAGACTATGGTATCCATGATAATGCCGTCAGCACAGGTACCACCATCATGGCCGTGGAATTCGATGGAGGCGTAGTTATTGGAGCTGACTCGCGCACTAGCACTGGCCTTTTCGTAGCCAATCGTGTTACAGACAAATTGACTCGCATTACGGATAAAATCTATTGCTGCCGCAGTGGTTCCGCTGCCGATACACAGGCCATTGCTGATATTGTCGCCTACTCTTTGAATTATCACGAAAATCAGTCCGGTGAAGAGCCACTGGTAGCAGAAGCAGCATCAGAATTCCGCAATTATTGCTACAACTATCGTGACAGCTTACTGGCTGGTATTATTGTTGCTGGTTGGGACAAACGTAATGGGGGACAAGTGTATTCTGTGCCACTGGGTGGCATGTTGAAACGCGAGTCGGTGACAATTGGCGGCTCGGGTTCAAGCTATATCTATGGCTTTGTGCGTGAAGCTTACCGCCCTCAAATGAGCAAAGAAGATTGTGTGGCTTTTGTAGTGAAAGCTGTGAAACATGCCATCTACCAtgatggtagctcaggtggtgtGGTACGTGTTGGCATTATCACAGAGGATGGCATCGAACGGAGAGTGTTCTTCAATACAGAGTCTGGTAATCCAATTGAAATCGGCAATTAA